Proteins encoded in a region of the Cytobacillus pseudoceanisediminis genome:
- a CDS encoding YycH family regulatory protein, with amino-acid sequence MSYENIKTIILTILVVTSALLTWNLWTYQPNFERIEKESNTVQEVTIAEKRSESDCETGHSLIPSRGKKTFGTVSPGEIDKVMKEISGWNFADFENITEEAGILHDEGKAVLAFPDSVPIELYKSVIKIADKNLPDFQFDHIVIDTRQLEKKDGIVDFVSLDNRQVYRSRVPVSFIQNFKSQFFNLSEYNPEYKAYFAYKPSDERTIYLPSQDTKMARYQYLEKKLDSEQYKNALFSDPSVVQKSFQQSEDEYNDTLSLLRVNSDKNTLQYIKPAAGDNPTFASGDLLKRSIDYINGHSGWTDNYQFAEIDELNHRVVFRMYDSSGYPIFSDDPKISEIRQTWGQNEIYEYYRSNFQLGLSAEPPQKYL; translated from the coding sequence ATGAGTTATGAAAATATAAAAACCATCATACTGACCATTCTAGTAGTGACAAGCGCTCTCCTGACCTGGAATCTTTGGACCTACCAGCCGAACTTTGAACGGATTGAAAAAGAATCAAATACCGTTCAGGAAGTAACAATAGCGGAAAAAAGAAGTGAATCAGATTGTGAGACCGGACACTCTCTTATTCCATCTCGGGGAAAAAAGACTTTTGGAACTGTCAGCCCCGGCGAAATTGATAAAGTCATGAAAGAAATCAGCGGTTGGAATTTTGCTGACTTTGAAAATATTACAGAGGAAGCGGGCATTCTCCATGATGAAGGAAAAGCTGTTCTTGCGTTTCCGGATTCTGTTCCGATTGAATTATACAAATCAGTAATTAAAATTGCTGACAAGAATCTGCCTGATTTTCAGTTTGACCATATTGTCATTGATACTAGGCAATTGGAGAAAAAGGATGGAATAGTCGATTTTGTTTCTTTGGATAACCGGCAGGTGTATAGGAGCCGTGTGCCTGTTTCCTTTATTCAGAATTTCAAAAGCCAATTCTTCAATTTATCCGAGTACAACCCTGAATATAAAGCCTATTTTGCTTATAAGCCATCTGATGAAAGAACGATCTATCTGCCTTCACAGGATACAAAAATGGCGAGATATCAGTATTTGGAGAAAAAATTGGACTCTGAACAATATAAAAATGCTTTATTCAGCGACCCAAGTGTAGTGCAGAAAAGCTTTCAGCAATCAGAGGATGAGTATAATGATACCTTAAGCTTATTGAGGGTAAACTCAGACAAAAATACCCTTCAATATATAAAACCGGCTGCCGGGGATAACCCGACTTTTGCTTCAGGCGACCTGCTGAAAAGGAGCATTGATTATATTAACGGACATTCGGGATGGACAGACAATTACCAATTTGCGGAGATTGATGAGCTGAATCATAGAGTGGTATTCAGGATGTATGATTCTTCAGGTTATCCAATTTTCAGTGATGATCCGAAAATATCCGAAATCCGCCAGACTTGGGGGCAAAATGAGATTTATGAATATTATCGGAGCAATTTTCAGCTTGGTCTGAGTGCTGAACCCCCTCAGAAGTATCTCTAA
- a CDS encoding CxxH/CxxC protein, with the protein MIYCCDEHVDLAIDIVVDEYETFPQLTKLEEDKKLSTTCEYCQNNAIYVVANE; encoded by the coding sequence ATGATTTACTGCTGTGACGAACACGTTGATCTGGCAATAGATATAGTGGTTGATGAGTACGAAACATTCCCGCAATTAACAAAACTTGAAGAGGATAAAAAGTTATCAACAACCTGTGAATATTGTCAAAATAACGCAATATATGTTGTAGCGAACGAATGA
- the rlmH gene encoding 23S rRNA (pseudouridine(1915)-N(3))-methyltransferase RlmH, with protein MNISIITVGKLKEKYLKQGIDEYLKRLSAYAKMDIIEVPDEKAPEELSETEMIQVKQKEGERILAKIHPDAHVIALAIEGKMKSSEELADNLDKLATYGKSKIAFVIGGSLGLSQEVLQRADDKLSFSKMTFPHQLMKLILLEQVYRAFRINRGEPYHK; from the coding sequence GTGAATATCTCAATTATTACGGTCGGAAAACTAAAAGAAAAATACCTGAAGCAAGGAATTGACGAATATCTAAAAAGACTGTCAGCCTATGCCAAAATGGATATCATCGAGGTTCCTGACGAAAAAGCCCCTGAAGAACTAAGTGAAACGGAAATGATTCAGGTAAAGCAAAAAGAGGGTGAGAGGATCCTGGCGAAGATCCATCCGGATGCTCATGTTATAGCACTAGCTATCGAAGGGAAAATGAAATCATCGGAAGAGTTGGCTGACAATCTTGATAAATTAGCTACGTATGGGAAAAGCAAAATTGCATTTGTCATTGGCGGGTCTCTTGGATTGAGCCAGGAGGTTTTGCAGCGGGCGGATGATAAGCTTTCTTTTTCGAAGATGACGTTTCCGCATCAGTTGATGAAGCTTATCTTGCTGGAGCAGGTTTATCGGGCGTTTCGGATTAATCGGGGGGAACCGTACCATAAGTAA
- a CDS encoding LysE/ArgO family amino acid transporter: protein MEPLFHGMILAFGLILPLGVQNVFVFNQGATHNKFTYALPAIITAGVCDTILIYLAVAGVSIIVFSFEWLKVLLFFVGFLFLVYMGWIMWKNTPEINANQEQNRFSARRQVTFAASVSLLNPHAIMDTIGVIGTSSLAYTGYEKWVFSVACIMISWIWFFFLAISGRKIGQFDKNGKFLKYMNQVSALIIWAMAIYMGYQLYSLLS from the coding sequence ATGGAACCATTATTTCATGGGATGATATTGGCATTTGGATTAATCTTACCTTTAGGAGTTCAAAATGTATTTGTATTTAATCAAGGAGCGACACACAACAAATTCACCTATGCTTTACCTGCAATTATTACAGCAGGGGTTTGTGATACAATACTGATTTATTTGGCTGTTGCCGGGGTATCCATTATTGTTTTTAGTTTTGAATGGTTAAAGGTTTTGTTATTTTTTGTGGGATTCCTTTTCTTAGTTTATATGGGTTGGATTATGTGGAAAAACACACCCGAAATAAACGCTAATCAAGAACAAAACCGTTTTTCTGCACGTCGTCAGGTTACTTTTGCCGCTTCTGTCTCATTACTTAATCCTCATGCTATTATGGATACTATTGGAGTTATAGGAACTAGTTCATTGGCTTATACAGGATATGAGAAATGGGTGTTTAGCGTGGCTTGTATAATGATTTCCTGGATCTGGTTCTTTTTCTTAGCAATTTCTGGAAGGAAAATTGGTCAATTTGATAAAAATGGTAAGTTCTTAAAATATATGAATCAAGTTTCCGCTCTTATTATATGGGCTATGGCTATTTATATGGGATATCAACTGTACTCATTATTAAGTTAG
- a CDS encoding ribonuclease YeeF family protein, producing the protein MEIEENGIYNTELILLKILEVDSLLAGIRETSNQLSILKEQVNQVQLSIQELVSLEDAFKGQGGQAIRAFYQECHQPFLQFLESWIEEYRSYLKSFIGSLSSLEPSPSGFIRQEFLEHELKQGLRTTLQITAELTQEANNIMKSVSDIVALPRLEDGRFIQATKSAEDSSRETVEKLEDFDHRETAALDPLLQDLSLMNQYIQKVAGLFQSGILSVAQYQPESLNWKDFHEEISNPNPESGQSILQDIAEGAIEGASKAVGDTWEGLKSTYELGRTILGPFSPLYLGSELLFNRDQLLENQRKHQEFYLGIINDPIVKVRRALDMPKYIWSAVTTAWERDVVYGDAKSRTAFFTYGLTSLGIGILGDKGIGKAGTIAKTVGQAGKGEKALSIYTPVQTPAMAGGRLAQGPVPYNVINDPLTKIKTVTDDVFGIKGTGKAAGLKSRKLSSEQIELDWLDDKYTAVEVKGTVNVGGKKVDVSRRVYQIEIDKNYVPNNPKALGKSNGELMEKGNPHIL; encoded by the coding sequence ATGGAAATAGAAGAAAATGGAATTTATAATACGGAGCTGATTCTGTTGAAAATTCTTGAAGTAGATTCCTTGCTTGCAGGAATCCGTGAAACCAGCAATCAATTATCGATTCTTAAGGAGCAGGTAAATCAAGTTCAGTTGTCCATCCAGGAGCTGGTGTCTCTTGAAGATGCGTTCAAAGGACAGGGCGGCCAGGCCATACGCGCTTTTTATCAGGAATGCCACCAGCCATTCTTGCAATTCCTTGAATCCTGGATTGAGGAGTATCGATCCTATTTAAAGAGTTTCATAGGTTCATTGAGTAGTCTTGAACCCTCCCCTTCAGGCTTTATCCGCCAGGAATTTCTGGAGCATGAACTCAAACAGGGGCTGAGAACCACTCTGCAGATTACTGCTGAGCTGACACAGGAAGCGAATAACATCATGAAGTCCGTAAGCGATATTGTTGCGCTTCCGCGGCTGGAGGATGGCCGCTTTATTCAGGCAACAAAGAGCGCTGAGGACTCAAGCCGCGAAACCGTTGAGAAATTGGAGGACTTCGACCATCGGGAAACGGCTGCACTGGACCCTCTCCTGCAAGATCTATCCCTCATGAACCAATACATCCAAAAAGTCGCGGGCTTGTTTCAAAGCGGCATCTTATCTGTGGCCCAATACCAGCCTGAATCTCTCAACTGGAAGGATTTCCACGAGGAAATATCGAATCCCAATCCAGAAAGCGGGCAAAGTATTCTTCAAGATATAGCTGAAGGAGCCATTGAGGGGGCATCCAAGGCTGTAGGGGACACATGGGAAGGGCTGAAGTCGACCTATGAGCTGGGCAGAACCATCCTGGGACCATTTAGTCCGCTGTATTTAGGAAGTGAATTGCTGTTTAACCGTGACCAGCTGCTCGAAAACCAAAGGAAGCACCAGGAATTTTACTTAGGCATTATAAATGACCCTATAGTAAAAGTGCGCCGGGCTTTAGATATGCCGAAATATATATGGTCCGCTGTCACCACCGCCTGGGAGCGGGATGTCGTATATGGGGATGCCAAAAGCCGGACAGCCTTCTTTACCTATGGCCTGACTTCCCTGGGAATTGGCATTCTTGGGGATAAGGGGATTGGGAAAGCTGGAACCATTGCTAAGACGGTTGGCCAGGCTGGTAAAGGAGAGAAGGCACTTTCTATTTACACGCCGGTTCAGACACCGGCCATGGCTGGAGGGAGACTGGCTCAGGGGCCTGTGCCTTATAATGTTATTAATGATCCGTTGACGAAGATTAAGACGGTGACTGATGATGTGTTTGGGATTAAGGGTACGGGCAAAGCTGCGGGGCTAAAATCAAGAAAATTATCTTCTGAACAAATTGAATTAGATTGGCTAGATGACAAGTATACTGCTGTAGAAGTAAAAGGAACAGTTAATGTTGGAGGAAAGAAAGTAGATGTATCAAGAAGAGTGTACCAAATTGAGATTGATAAAAATTATGTACCTAATAATCCGAAGGCACTAGGAAAGTCGAATGGAGAATTAATGGAAAAGGGAAATCCCCATATATTGTAA
- a CDS encoding M23 family metallopeptidase, whose amino-acid sequence MFKWLKKVTSASESTAKSFNKTINRTIAAGFAAAALTFAGGVSASANDDKLVTVYYVYMGDEYIGTVSDKKVIEDMADKKISEAEGSHKGLKLGLATELSFIPEQVFESSSEVNELEAVNGLKDKMEVHAEAAALVIGGKEVAYVENDEQAKAALQKIKTSYVPEKDLKALEERKESAKTPLPQLKENETRLLDVRFTEDVSISETTVKPDQIISADEAVKLLQKGTLEEKKYEVKEGDALTNIASAHNLDMNQLVELNSGLKEDSLIKAGQELNVTVYKPYVKVIADKEVFKKEKIDYEQEVIEDSSMPKGETKVKQEGKEGVRAATYLISEENGQTVKKEVKEEKVLEDPVKQIVIKGTKVIPSRGEGSLAYPAVGGYISSKMGYRWGKMHKGIDIARPSDRTIKAADNGTVVSAGNDGGGYGNKIVIDHNNGFRTVYAHLDSISVSVGQTVSKGSKIGIMGSTGDSTGVHLHFEVYKNGKMQDPLKYINK is encoded by the coding sequence ATGTTCAAATGGCTGAAGAAAGTAACCTCAGCATCAGAATCTACAGCAAAAAGCTTTAATAAAACCATAAATAGGACGATCGCAGCTGGTTTTGCAGCGGCGGCTTTAACTTTTGCAGGCGGTGTTTCCGCTTCTGCTAATGATGATAAGCTTGTGACGGTTTATTATGTCTATATGGGTGACGAATATATCGGAACGGTGTCGGATAAGAAAGTTATCGAAGATATGGCCGATAAAAAGATCAGTGAGGCAGAAGGTTCCCATAAGGGATTAAAGCTGGGGCTGGCAACTGAACTATCTTTCATTCCTGAACAGGTTTTTGAGTCAAGTTCAGAAGTGAATGAATTAGAAGCGGTTAATGGCTTAAAAGATAAGATGGAAGTACATGCCGAAGCAGCAGCATTAGTCATTGGCGGTAAGGAAGTGGCTTACGTTGAGAATGACGAGCAGGCCAAAGCGGCCCTTCAGAAAATCAAAACTTCCTATGTACCAGAGAAAGATTTAAAGGCTCTTGAGGAAAGAAAGGAATCTGCTAAAACTCCTTTACCTCAGCTGAAGGAAAATGAAACACGTCTTTTAGATGTCCGTTTTACGGAAGATGTATCCATCTCTGAAACAACTGTGAAACCGGATCAGATCATCAGTGCAGATGAAGCTGTGAAGCTTCTTCAAAAGGGAACCCTTGAGGAAAAGAAATATGAGGTTAAAGAAGGTGACGCACTAACCAATATTGCCAGTGCCCATAACCTTGATATGAACCAGCTGGTTGAGCTTAACAGCGGACTAAAGGAAGATTCCCTTATTAAAGCAGGGCAGGAATTAAATGTGACTGTCTACAAACCATATGTAAAAGTTATAGCAGATAAGGAAGTTTTCAAGAAAGAAAAAATCGATTATGAACAAGAAGTCATCGAAGACAGCAGCATGCCAAAAGGCGAAACGAAAGTAAAGCAAGAAGGCAAGGAAGGCGTACGCGCTGCAACCTATCTGATTTCTGAAGAAAACGGCCAAACGGTCAAAAAAGAAGTAAAAGAAGAAAAAGTTCTTGAAGACCCTGTGAAACAAATTGTCATCAAGGGAACCAAGGTCATTCCATCCCGCGGTGAAGGCAGCCTTGCTTATCCTGCAGTCGGGGGCTATATCTCAAGTAAAATGGGATACCGCTGGGGGAAAATGCATAAGGGAATTGACATTGCAAGACCTAGCGACCGGACGATAAAAGCTGCTGATAATGGAACGGTTGTTTCTGCGGGCAACGATGGCGGCGGCTATGGCAACAAAATCGTCATCGACCATAATAATGGCTTCCGCACGGTTTATGCCCATCTCGACTCAATCAGTGTCAGTGTTGGCCAAACTGTCTCAAAAGGCTCAAAGATCGGTATAATGGGGTCCACTGGGGATTCAACCGGTGTCCACCTGCATTTTGAAGTATACAAAAACGGAAAAATGCAAGATCCGCTTAAATATATAAATAAATAA
- a CDS encoding LURP-one-related/scramblase family protein, with translation MRQLYIKQKVFSLSGKFTVKDEQENDVYYVEGSFMQIPKTFSVMNTARDEIALITKKVFSFLPKFFVEVNGREVLTIKKELSFFKARYTIDAAGIEVHGNWWDMDFQVLQHGEVAGKVSKEWFTWGDSYKVQILDEEMEAIIIALVVAIDCVKADQAAASSAATP, from the coding sequence GTGAGGCAACTTTATATAAAGCAGAAGGTGTTTAGTCTTAGTGGCAAATTTACAGTAAAGGATGAGCAGGAGAACGATGTATATTATGTAGAGGGAAGTTTTATGCAAATTCCAAAGACATTCTCTGTTATGAATACAGCAAGAGATGAAATAGCTCTCATTACGAAAAAGGTGTTCAGCTTTTTACCGAAATTTTTTGTTGAGGTAAATGGCCGAGAGGTGCTGACGATTAAGAAGGAGTTATCCTTCTTTAAAGCACGATATACGATTGATGCGGCAGGGATTGAAGTACATGGTAATTGGTGGGATATGGACTTTCAGGTATTACAGCATGGCGAAGTTGCAGGGAAAGTGAGCAAGGAGTGGTTTACTTGGGGCGACAGCTACAAGGTTCAAATTTTAGATGAAGAGATGGAAGCTATCATAATTGCACTCGTTGTTGCAATTGATTGTGTGAAGGCCGACCAGGCAGCTGCTTCCTCCGCAGCGACACCATAA
- a CDS encoding IS1182 family transposase, whose protein sequence is MLSKHNPIQRDQIEMVALDELVPADHLVRKIEAAINFSFIYDLVKDKYSEKGRPSIDPVILIKLTFIQYTFGIRSMRQTIEELKTNMAYRWFLGYGFHDKVPHFSTFGKNYERRFKDTDLFEQIFYRILKTAAEKNLISAEHVFVDSTHVKASANKRKFEKKVVRKETRAYQERLQEEINQDREDHGKKPFPPDKFDKEEYKEIKESTTDPESGYYVKDERTKQFAYSFHAAADRNGFVLGAIVTPGNTHDSHILEPLVEQVIEKVSKPKAVAADAAYKTPAITSYLLKNDITPALPYTRPRTKEGFFRKHEYVYDEHFDCYICPTGEILKYTTTTKEGYRQYKSDPRICAGCPFLSQCTQSQAHQKLIQRHVWEEHVEEADHLRHHQDVKPIYEKRKETIERVFADAKEKHGMRWTTLRGLKKMSMQAMLTFAAMNLKKMATWTWQGPEMA, encoded by the coding sequence ATGCTTTCAAAACATAATCCAATTCAACGGGATCAAATTGAAATGGTTGCTTTAGACGAACTTGTACCGGCGGACCATTTGGTCCGCAAAATTGAAGCGGCGATTAATTTCTCATTCATCTATGACTTGGTAAAAGATAAGTATTCAGAAAAAGGCCGCCCAAGTATTGACCCTGTAATATTAATTAAACTCACATTTATTCAATATACCTTCGGTATTCGCTCCATGCGTCAAACAATTGAAGAATTGAAAACGAATATGGCTTATCGATGGTTTTTAGGATATGGCTTTCACGATAAAGTTCCTCACTTCTCAACTTTCGGTAAAAATTATGAGCGCCGATTTAAAGACACCGATCTCTTTGAACAAATATTTTACCGAATCTTAAAAACCGCAGCTGAAAAGAATTTAATTAGTGCTGAACACGTTTTTGTAGATTCTACTCATGTAAAAGCGAGTGCAAATAAACGCAAATTTGAAAAGAAAGTTGTTCGAAAAGAAACCCGTGCTTATCAAGAACGCCTTCAAGAGGAGATTAACCAAGACCGCGAGGATCATGGAAAAAAGCCGTTTCCACCAGATAAGTTTGATAAAGAAGAATACAAAGAAATCAAGGAAAGTACAACAGATCCAGAGAGTGGCTACTATGTAAAAGATGAGCGTACAAAACAGTTCGCTTATTCTTTCCATGCGGCCGCAGACCGCAACGGCTTCGTGTTAGGCGCAATTGTAACCCCTGGTAACACGCATGATAGTCATATTTTAGAGCCATTGGTAGAACAAGTTATTGAGAAAGTTAGTAAACCAAAAGCTGTTGCGGCAGACGCAGCCTATAAAACACCTGCTATCACGAGCTACTTATTGAAAAACGACATCACACCTGCTTTACCTTACACACGACCTCGCACAAAAGAGGGTTTCTTCAGAAAACATGAGTATGTTTATGATGAGCATTTTGACTGTTACATTTGCCCAACTGGTGAGATATTAAAATATACTACAACTACAAAGGAAGGGTATCGTCAATATAAATCAGATCCTCGAATTTGTGCTGGATGCCCTTTCTTGTCTCAATGCACACAGAGTCAAGCACATCAAAAACTGATTCAACGTCATGTGTGGGAGGAACATGTGGAAGAAGCAGATCATCTTCGCCACCATCAAGACGTCAAACCGATCTATGAAAAACGCAAAGAAACAATTGAACGAGTATTCGCAGATGCAAAAGAAAAGCATGGCATGCGTTGGACAACCCTCAGGGGACTTAAAAAAATGTCGATGCAGGCGATGCTTACTTTCGCTGCCATGAATTTGAAGAAAATGGCCACCTGGACTTGGCAAGGTCCAGAAATGGCCTAA
- a CDS encoding MBL fold metallo-hydrolase, producing the protein MSLQFSVLASGSTGNAIFVETEEHSFLVDAGLSGKQMEGLFQHIGRDIGKLSGILVTHEHSDHIKGVGILARKYNLPIYANEKTWLAMDGLIGQVPVDQKFHFDMETVKTFGSLDIESFGVSHDAADPMFYVFHHNGKKLVLITDTGYVSDRMKGLISNAEAYVFESNHDVQMLRMGRYPWNIKRRILSDVGHVSNEDAALAMSEVAGDRTKSFYLAHLSQDNNIKDLARMSVSQTLESRGILVGEQFDLYDTDPKVPTILTAV; encoded by the coding sequence ATGTCTTTACAATTCAGCGTTCTCGCGAGCGGCAGTACTGGGAATGCAATCTTTGTCGAGACGGAGGAACATTCCTTTCTGGTTGATGCCGGATTAAGCGGAAAGCAAATGGAAGGTTTATTTCAGCATATTGGCCGGGACATCGGCAAGCTATCAGGGATACTGGTGACCCATGAGCATAGTGACCATATTAAGGGTGTCGGGATTCTTGCCCGGAAGTATAACCTGCCGATCTATGCGAATGAAAAAACATGGCTGGCCATGGACGGACTGATTGGACAAGTCCCGGTTGACCAGAAGTTCCATTTTGATATGGAAACGGTGAAAACATTTGGATCCCTTGATATTGAATCCTTCGGGGTTTCCCATGATGCAGCCGACCCGATGTTTTATGTGTTCCATCATAATGGGAAAAAGCTTGTGCTGATCACCGATACAGGCTATGTCAGCGACCGCATGAAAGGTCTGATTTCCAATGCGGAGGCTTATGTATTTGAAAGCAATCATGATGTCCAGATGCTTCGTATGGGCCGCTACCCGTGGAATATTAAGAGAAGGATCTTAAGCGATGTCGGCCATGTATCCAATGAGGATGCCGCCCTTGCGATGAGTGAAGTGGCGGGCGACCGGACGAAGAGCTTTTATCTGGCTCATTTAAGCCAGGATAACAATATCAAGGATCTGGCGAGAATGTCCGTATCCCAGACACTTGAAAGCCGCGGAATCCTTGTCGGCGAACAATTCGACCTTTATGATACAGATCCAAAGGTTCCGACAATCCTAACGGCAGTTTAA
- a CDS encoding S1C family serine protease → MGYYDQDHQNRYKGQKGNKGGYFLASLVGVILGAILVVVAVPKLSDYNVLPYTVEPDEELQDEAAGNNNNAKVQNVSLDVTTDVTKAVDKAGDAVVSITNIQTAGFWSNEGNGSAGQPAGTGSGVIYKKEGNTAFIVTNHHVVEGAQELEVSLQDGTKLPARLVGSDIWTDLAVLEVEAKEIKTVAEFGDSEKLKPGEPVIAIGNPLGQFSGSVTQGIISGLERAIPVDIDQNGTVDWQAEVLQTDAAINPGNSGGALVNISGQLIGINSMKIAESAVEGIGLAIPINYARPVIDDLEKFGEVKRPYMGVQLASVNEIPGYYQQEALKLPKDVKSGVAITSVEPNSPAAQAGLKEMDVIVEMDGQEINDIIELRQHLYTKKSVGDQMKIKFYRDGKTQEVTMKLSGETL, encoded by the coding sequence TTGGGCTATTATGATCAAGATCATCAGAACCGTTATAAAGGGCAAAAAGGCAACAAGGGCGGATATTTTCTGGCCAGCCTTGTTGGAGTCATATTAGGAGCCATCCTGGTCGTGGTTGCGGTGCCAAAGCTATCTGATTACAACGTGCTCCCTTATACGGTTGAACCGGATGAAGAGCTGCAGGATGAGGCAGCCGGGAATAACAATAACGCCAAAGTTCAGAATGTCTCACTTGATGTGACCACAGATGTAACCAAGGCGGTCGACAAAGCCGGGGATGCGGTCGTAAGCATTACGAACATCCAGACAGCCGGCTTTTGGTCGAATGAGGGAAATGGCAGTGCCGGCCAGCCAGCCGGAACAGGTTCCGGAGTTATTTATAAGAAGGAAGGAAATACAGCCTTCATCGTTACAAACCACCATGTGGTAGAAGGAGCTCAGGAGCTGGAGGTAAGTCTGCAGGATGGCACCAAGCTCCCGGCAAGACTGGTTGGCAGCGACATTTGGACGGATCTTGCTGTGCTTGAGGTAGAAGCAAAGGAAATTAAGACGGTTGCCGAATTCGGCGATTCTGAAAAACTGAAGCCAGGCGAACCAGTCATTGCGATCGGGAATCCTCTTGGACAGTTCTCAGGCTCTGTCACACAGGGAATTATTTCTGGCCTGGAGCGTGCCATCCCGGTTGATATCGATCAGAATGGAACAGTTGACTGGCAGGCTGAGGTACTGCAGACAGACGCCGCCATCAACCCGGGTAACAGCGGCGGGGCTTTAGTTAATATCAGCGGACAGCTGATTGGCATCAACTCCATGAAAATCGCTGAGAGTGCGGTAGAAGGAATTGGATTGGCGATTCCGATTAACTACGCACGCCCAGTCATTGATGACCTCGAAAAGTTCGGAGAGGTAAAACGTCCGTATATGGGCGTACAACTGGCATCGGTCAATGAGATTCCTGGCTACTACCAGCAGGAAGCGCTAAAACTGCCTAAGGATGTTAAATCTGGTGTGGCCATCACTTCAGTTGAACCGAACTCTCCAGCTGCACAGGCAGGACTGAAGGAAATGGATGTCATCGTCGAGATGGATGGACAAGAAATCAATGACATCATCGAATTGCGCCAGCATTTGTATACGAAGAAATCGGTAGGCGACCAGATGAAAATTAAGTTTTACCGCGACGGGAAAACTCAGGAAGTAACCATGAAGCTGAGCGGCGAGACATTATAA
- the yycH gene encoding two-component system activity regulator YycH yields the protein MEYLLGLEGFEPELLENVKLGYKMMLVKEAQTTFIRLEPSWYYRYEGTWKSISLDETGGMNNGLE from the coding sequence TTGGAATACTTGTTAGGTCTGGAAGGGTTTGAGCCGGAATTACTGGAGAATGTAAAGCTGGGATATAAAATGATGCTGGTCAAGGAAGCTCAGACCACCTTCATCCGTCTGGAGCCTTCCTGGTATTACCGGTATGAAGGAACTTGGAAAAGCATTTCGCTTGATGAGACAGGGGGCATGAATAATGGATTGGAGTAA
- a CDS encoding two-component system regulatory protein YycI — translation MDWSKIKTIFILTFLVLDIYLMYEFFKLKEASEFEPIAQATLEKQLKDADITFDEPLPKSNPKDRYLRAKPVEFDIEDLEGDTRLEGQEITITEGTTLNSVLDESIKISDKFSPSELSAFIKNRVLFGDQYRFWEKPENSNRITYYQEFEGKMFYMNLNGELTFYLNDENEIVSYKQTLLTKIESKEESEKVIQPIKAVETLYKNGSLQPKSKVTNVELGYFTFVHLSSSQLLTPAWRFVINDEENLFVDAFEGKIIKLNNEEKNSGVRRTCLYNSAFSRAAVLGMQSLSRRRNIPFWLMPD, via the coding sequence ATGGATTGGAGTAAGATCAAAACAATCTTTATTTTAACCTTCCTGGTCCTGGATATTTATTTGATGTATGAGTTTTTCAAATTGAAGGAGGCCAGTGAATTTGAACCGATTGCACAGGCCACCCTGGAAAAACAGCTTAAGGATGCTGATATCACCTTTGATGAGCCCCTGCCGAAAAGCAACCCGAAAGACCGGTATTTGAGGGCTAAGCCGGTTGAATTTGATATTGAAGATCTTGAAGGAGATACAAGGCTGGAGGGCCAGGAAATTACGATTACAGAGGGGACTACTCTAAATTCAGTCCTGGACGAATCGATCAAGATCAGTGATAAATTCAGTCCTTCCGAATTATCTGCCTTTATCAAAAACAGGGTGTTATTCGGTGACCAATACCGCTTCTGGGAAAAACCAGAAAACAGTAATAGAATCACGTATTATCAGGAATTTGAAGGCAAGATGTTTTATATGAATTTAAATGGCGAGCTTACATTTTATTTGAATGATGAAAATGAAATTGTCTCTTATAAGCAGACGCTCCTGACAAAGATTGAGTCGAAGGAAGAAAGTGAAAAAGTTATTCAGCCGATAAAGGCCGTTGAAACACTTTACAAGAACGGCTCACTGCAGCCGAAGTCAAAAGTTACAAATGTAGAGCTTGGTTATTTTACCTTTGTGCATTTGAGCTCTTCGCAATTGTTAACGCCTGCCTGGCGATTTGTCATTAATGACGAGGAGAATTTATTTGTTGATGCCTTTGAGGGGAAAATCATTAAGCTGAACAACGAAGAGAAAAATAGTGGAGTGAGGAGAACATGTCTTTACAATTCAGCGTTCTCGCGAGCGGCAGTACTGGGAATGCAATCTTTGTCGAGACGGAGGAACATTCCTTTCTGGTTGATGCCGGATTAA